A window of Ursus arctos isolate Adak ecotype North America unplaced genomic scaffold, UrsArc2.0 scaffold_16, whole genome shotgun sequence genomic DNA:
CGCACAGCGGAGCAAGGGTGAGCGCTGTTGGCTTACTCGTATTACTCCCTTTAGGTGTCCCTGAAGCAGGGGGTCAGCAGCCCCTCTTCTCTCGATCTGGAGGTCCTGTCGGTTTTTGTGCCTCCTTTCGTCAGTAAGGATGACAGTCAGATGGCTGGCGCCCCCTCCGCGACTCTGAGCAAGACCAGAAGGCGCTCCTTcagaaagaagagggacaagcccAAAACGGAGCCCTGGAAGGGCCTCCCTCCTGAAGACATTAGTGTCCCCAACGGTGTGGACCTGCTTGGCCTGCCTCAGCTCTGCTTCCCAGGTATCCCCCGCCCTGCTTTCCCAACTCCCCCACGGTGCTTTCTAGAAACCAAGTCAAGAAAGGGTGACAGACGGGGGGCTGGTTACCCCTGGCAGCCCCGAGGCCAAACTGCAGGTCTCAGTTCTCTTAATCTTGGGGGTTTGGGAGCTGAAGGACGTG
This region includes:
- the LOC125281958 gene encoding DENN domain-containing protein 3-like, which codes for MAGAPSATLSKTRRRSFRKKRDKPKTEPWKGLPPEDISVPNGVDLLGLPQLCFPGGVYVASEPKEDCVHFLVLTDVCGNRSMPWLPSTPDPCTYVTAVNSL